The Mycoplasmopsis equigenitalium genome contains a region encoding:
- the atpH gene encoding ATP synthase F1 subunit delta — MIREVNYLSYSYAIYEIALEDNKVSTFNKNAHEFAEMMENNDDIVNYLSADDTLLSFKHKDDLLNKILKGMNPNFINAIKLIAQDKKARFLPRIINSLIKKLNAKEDILEGIIYTTKKISQQQIKRFETKLAKEKNKKIILRNKIDPNIISGFKIVFNDLVIENNIDAQLKDLKQQLLYGGNYGN; from the coding sequence ATGATTCGCGAAGTCAACTATTTAAGTTATTCATATGCGATTTACGAAATCGCTCTTGAAGATAATAAAGTATCAACTTTTAATAAAAATGCTCACGAATTTGCTGAAATGATGGAAAATAACGACGATATAGTTAACTATTTAAGTGCTGATGATACACTTTTATCATTCAAGCATAAAGACGATTTACTCAATAAAATTTTAAAAGGGATGAATCCTAACTTTATCAATGCAATTAAACTAATTGCCCAAGATAAAAAAGCGCGATTTTTACCTAGAATCATCAACAGTTTAATTAAAAAATTAAATGCTAAAGAAGATATTTTAGAAGGAATTATCTACACAACTAAAAAAATCTCGCAGCAACAAATCAAACGATTCGAAACTAAATTGGCAAAAGAAAAAAATAAAAAAATCATTTTAAGAAATAAGATTGATCCCAACATTATTTCAGGATTCAAAATTGTCTTTAATGATTTAGTCATTGAAAACAATATTGATGCACAACTAAAAGATTTAAAACAACAACTTTTATATGGAGGAAATTATGGCAATTAG
- the atpC gene encoding ATP synthase F1 subunit epsilon, whose product MANKVKLEVITPGGVVIDKEVYLVTVRTTNGNIGLMRGKSPFMGNVVISMMEVYEEKDAKPVLYAISEGIVLATADLINIITDSCESTDQIDINRAIRNKEYALRKIKEHKSKEKILEYEQKLKKEINRINLFDRR is encoded by the coding sequence ATGGCAAATAAAGTTAAATTAGAAGTCATTACCCCCGGTGGTGTTGTTATTGATAAAGAAGTTTATCTTGTCACTGTACGAACAACTAATGGTAATATCGGATTAATGAGAGGTAAAAGTCCATTCATGGGTAATGTTGTTATCTCAATGATGGAAGTTTACGAAGAAAAAGACGCCAAACCAGTACTATACGCGATTTCTGAAGGTATTGTCTTAGCAACTGCTGATTTAATAAACATTATTACCGATTCGTGCGAAAGCACCGACCAAATTGATATTAATCGTGCAATTCGTAATAAAGAATATGCACTTCGTAAAATCAAAGAACATAAATCGAAAGAAAAAATTCTTGAATACGAACAAAAACTTAAAAAAGAAATTAACAGAATTAATTTGTTTGATCGACGTTAA
- a CDS encoding F0F1 ATP synthase subunit C yields the protein MITELVTKLALDPSVTSNSSNLNVGLVAIGAGLATIGVFGTGIGQGVSAGRAAEAVGRNPEAASKIRALLLIALAISESPALYAFIIAILLVTKI from the coding sequence ATGATTACAGAATTAGTAACAAAATTAGCATTAGACCCATCAGTAACGAGTAACTCTTCAAACCTTAACGTAGGTTTAGTTGCGATTGGCGCTGGTTTAGCAACAATCGGAGTTTTCGGAACCGGAATTGGCCAAGGTGTTAGTGCCGGCCGTGCCGCTGAAGCGGTTGGACGTAACCCAGAAGCAGCTTCGAAAATCAGAGCTCTATTACTTATTGCACTAGCAATTAGTGAAAGTCCTGCTCTTTATGCATTTATTATTGCCATCTTGTTAGTAACCAAAATCTAA
- a CDS encoding phosphoglycerate kinase, which yields MKKFIDDVQLKDKKVLLRVDFNVPMKDGKITSLKRIKAALPTIKKIISEGGKAILFSHLGRIKTEEDKAKKNIAPVAEALASELKKPVKFVNATRGDELEKAIAGMKSGDVLLFQNTRYEDLNEKAESKNNAELGKYWASLGDVFINDAFGTAHRAHASNVGIASNIKVSALGYLMNKEVEALSKIANKPEHPYVAIIGGAKVSDKIGILESLVTKVDKLLIGGAMAYTFLKAQGVKIGTSLLEEDKLEYAKSFLDKYASKVVLPIDHAVAKEFADVKAEVSGKDIKDGFMGLDLGPKSIELFKKALHGAKSVFWNGPMGVSEFENFKKGTFEIAQAISELKGVYSVVGGGDSVAAIEKLKFEDKFSHVSTGGGASLELLEGKVLPGVESIQNK from the coding sequence ATGAAAAAATTTATTGATGATGTTCAATTAAAAGACAAAAAAGTTTTACTTAGAGTAGACTTTAACGTACCAATGAAGGATGGTAAAATCACTTCATTAAAAAGAATTAAAGCTGCTCTTCCAACAATTAAAAAAATTATTTCTGAAGGTGGAAAAGCAATTCTTTTCTCACACTTAGGAAGAATTAAAACTGAAGAAGATAAGGCTAAGAAAAATATTGCGCCTGTTGCTGAAGCGCTTGCTAGTGAACTTAAAAAACCTGTTAAGTTTGTTAACGCTACCCGTGGTGATGAATTAGAAAAAGCAATTGCAGGAATGAAATCAGGGGATGTATTATTATTCCAAAACACTCGTTATGAAGATCTTAACGAAAAAGCAGAAAGCAAAAACAACGCTGAACTTGGTAAATACTGAGCTTCGCTTGGTGATGTATTTATCAACGATGCATTTGGTACCGCCCACAGAGCGCACGCATCAAACGTTGGGATTGCTTCAAACATTAAAGTTTCTGCGCTTGGTTACTTAATGAACAAAGAAGTTGAAGCACTTTCAAAAATCGCAAACAAACCAGAACACCCATATGTAGCAATCATTGGTGGTGCAAAAGTTAGTGATAAAATTGGCATTCTTGAATCACTTGTAACTAAAGTAGACAAACTACTTATTGGTGGCGCTATGGCTTACACCTTCCTTAAAGCACAAGGTGTTAAAATTGGTACTTCATTACTTGAAGAAGATAAACTTGAATATGCAAAAAGCTTCTTAGATAAATACGCAAGCAAAGTTGTGTTACCAATTGACCACGCTGTTGCTAAAGAATTTGCTGATGTAAAAGCAGAAGTTTCTGGTAAAGATATTAAAGATGGATTTATGGGACTTGACCTAGGTCCTAAATCAATCGAATTATTCAAAAAAGCTCTCCACGGCGCTAAAAGCGTTTTCTGAAACGGACCAATGGGAGTAAGTGAATTTGAAAACTTCAAAAAGGGAACATTCGAAATCGCACAAGCAATTAGCGAACTTAAAGGCGTTTACTCTGTAGTTGGTGGTGGTGACTCAGTTGCTGCAATCGAAAAACTAAAATTCGAAGATAAGTTCTCGCACGTATCAACCGGTGGTGGTGCAAGTCTTGAATTACTTGAAGGTAAAGTATTACCTGGTGTTGAATCAATTCAAAACAAATAA
- a CDS encoding ROK family protein gives MTNKNLKFAAVDIGGTNVRFATFDNKEKIKEKVKFDVDAKDYTKTLDKIIELINKHEIDAIGMDFPGPADYKKGVVLSAPNLISWNGHNLKDYLLKNCKRLQKVECDNDANVMALANHYHFRRNENDVTQFFTLSTGLGAGLIINNKIFSGAYGMGQEIARAPWGSVYDEKTYHLLPYSVELYASGTGLSLRSKTKGKNWSAKDVFMNYEKDSVAKQVIDEGIDSLARTISSCMALLNPNLFVFGGSVARFNHWFVEKAIEKARVITDPNHFTGVEFKFEELGDNSALYGLYLLIKHSF, from the coding sequence ATGACAAACAAAAACTTGAAATTTGCTGCCGTTGATATCGGAGGAACAAATGTGCGTTTTGCCACATTTGATAACAAAGAAAAAATTAAAGAAAAAGTAAAATTTGATGTTGATGCTAAAGATTACACAAAGACACTCGATAAAATCATTGAATTAATTAATAAACATGAAATTGATGCGATCGGAATGGATTTTCCTGGCCCTGCTGATTATAAAAAAGGTGTGGTTCTTAGTGCACCAAATCTAATCAGCTGAAACGGACACAATCTTAAAGATTATTTACTTAAAAACTGTAAACGTTTACAAAAAGTAGAGTGCGATAATGATGCCAACGTTATGGCCCTAGCAAACCATTACCATTTTCGCCGTAACGAAAATGATGTAACACAGTTTTTTACCCTTTCAACTGGACTTGGTGCCGGCTTAATTATCAATAATAAAATATTTTCTGGCGCTTATGGCATGGGGCAAGAAATCGCACGCGCCCCTTGAGGTAGTGTTTACGATGAAAAAACATACCACCTTTTACCTTACTCAGTAGAGTTATATGCTTCAGGTACTGGACTTTCACTTCGTAGTAAAACAAAAGGTAAAAATTGAAGCGCAAAAGATGTATTTATGAATTATGAAAAAGATTCAGTCGCTAAACAAGTAATTGATGAAGGAATTGATTCATTAGCGCGGACAATTTCTTCATGTATGGCGCTTCTTAACCCTAATTTATTTGTTTTTGGTGGATCAGTGGCGCGCTTTAATCACTGATTTGTTGAAAAGGCAATTGAGAAAGCACGCGTTATTACTGACCCTAACCATTTTACAGGTGTTGAATTTAAATTTGAAGAATTAGGTGATAATTCAGCCCTTTATGGTCTCTATTTATTAATAAAACATTCATTTTAA
- a CDS encoding diadenylate cyclase: MSDEKIILILVSILLGVCLLSLLVLGINKLILISKRKNSSNYGSLGRSSQLRLINQLRESIEHLSETKTGAIITIENNDNLDNLRTDGVIIDANISSSLIVSIFNKKSPLHDGAIIIRNNKIVYASTFYKITKKSVDNKYGARHRAAIGISEVSDAVTIVVSEETGKITLMRRSERVEVDIKQFQEKLVEMINN, from the coding sequence ATGAGCGATGAAAAAATAATTTTAATCCTTGTTAGTATCTTATTAGGCGTTTGCCTACTATCATTACTAGTATTAGGTATTAACAAACTTATCTTAATTTCCAAACGAAAAAATTCTTCAAATTATGGTAGTTTGGGTCGTTCCTCGCAGCTAAGATTAATTAACCAACTTCGGGAATCAATTGAACATCTTAGTGAAACAAAAACGGGCGCAATTATCACAATTGAAAATAACGACAACCTTGATAACTTAAGAACTGATGGGGTTATTATTGATGCTAATATTTCTAGTAGTTTAATTGTTAGCATTTTTAATAAAAAATCACCGCTTCATGACGGTGCGATTATTATTCGTAATAATAAAATCGTTTATGCCTCAACGTTCTATAAGATCACTAAGAAATCGGTTGATAATAAATATGGCGCACGCCACAGAGCGGCTATTGGAATTAGCGAAGTTTCTGATGCTGTGACAATTGTTGTGAGTGAAGAAACCGGCAAAATTACCCTTATGCGTAGGAGTGAACGTGTTGAAGTTGATATCAAGCAATTCCAAGAAAAACTTGTGGAAATGATTAACAACTAA
- the atpD gene encoding F0F1 ATP synthase subunit beta has translation MSKKNIGKIVQVIGPVVDVRFDDGRLPQLLNALEFTYENNKVVLEVAQHIGDDVVRCISMVSTNGLVRGIEVEDTGRPISVPVGKEVLGRMFNVLGEPIDELGSVKAKKTASIHRQSPSYENQNATASILETGIKVIDLLIPYARGGKIGLFGGAGVGKTVLVQELIDNIASEHGGISVFAGVGERTREGNDLYFEMKAAGVLNKTALVFGQMNEPPGARMRVALTGLTMAEYFRDEAKQDVLLFIDNIFRFTQAGSEVSALLGRMPSAVGYQPTLATEMGQLQERITSTKDGAITSIQAIYVPADDLTDPAPATTFTHLDAKTVLDRNIAALGIYPAVDPLGSSSRLLDPLIVGQSHYNIAQSVLQILQRFKELQDIIAILGMGELSDDDKKTVARARRIRNFLSQPFHVSEKFTGIKGVFVPLKDTLNSFKEIIDGKYDDLPEEAFMYAGDIGDVIERAKKLNGK, from the coding sequence ATGAGCAAAAAAAATATTGGAAAAATTGTCCAAGTTATTGGACCTGTTGTTGATGTTCGTTTTGATGACGGTAGATTACCACAACTCCTTAATGCGCTTGAATTCACCTATGAAAACAATAAGGTAGTACTTGAAGTAGCACAACACATTGGCGATGATGTTGTCAGATGTATCTCAATGGTTTCAACTAATGGTTTAGTTCGTGGAATTGAAGTTGAAGATACCGGAAGACCAATTAGTGTTCCAGTTGGTAAAGAAGTATTAGGAAGAATGTTTAACGTCCTTGGTGAACCAATTGATGAATTAGGTAGTGTCAAGGCGAAAAAAACCGCATCAATTCACCGCCAATCACCTAGCTATGAAAATCAAAACGCCACCGCAAGTATTCTTGAAACCGGAATTAAGGTTATTGACTTATTAATTCCTTACGCTCGTGGCGGAAAAATTGGCCTTTTTGGTGGCGCCGGAGTAGGTAAAACTGTTCTTGTACAAGAATTGATTGATAATATTGCTTCAGAACACGGTGGAATTAGTGTTTTTGCCGGAGTTGGAGAACGTACCCGCGAAGGTAATGACCTTTATTTCGAAATGAAAGCAGCAGGCGTACTAAACAAAACTGCTTTGGTCTTTGGTCAAATGAATGAGCCACCTGGCGCCAGAATGCGGGTAGCATTAACCGGATTAACAATGGCCGAATACTTCCGTGATGAAGCGAAACAGGATGTTTTATTATTTATTGATAACATTTTCCGTTTCACCCAAGCAGGAAGTGAAGTTAGCGCCTTGTTAGGCCGTATGCCTAGTGCTGTTGGTTATCAACCAACACTCGCAACGGAAATGGGACAATTGCAAGAAAGAATTACATCAACTAAAGATGGTGCAATCACTTCAATTCAAGCAATTTATGTGCCTGCCGATGACTTAACAGATCCAGCGCCAGCAACAACCTTTACACATCTTGATGCCAAAACTGTTTTAGACCGTAACATTGCCGCTTTAGGAATTTATCCAGCCGTTGATCCACTTGGTTCAAGTTCACGGCTTCTTGACCCTTTAATTGTTGGCCAATCACACTACAACATAGCACAAAGTGTTTTACAAATTTTACAAAGATTTAAAGAATTACAAGATATTATCGCCATCCTTGGGATGGGTGAATTATCTGATGATGATAAGAAAACCGTTGCTCGCGCAAGAAGAATTCGTAACTTCTTATCACAACCATTCCATGTTAGTGAAAAATTTACTGGAATTAAAGGGGTCTTTGTTCCTTTAAAAGATACCTTAAATAGTTTTAAAGAAATTATTGATGGTAAGTATGACGATTTACCGGAAGAGGCATTTATGTATGCTGGTGACATTGGTGATGTAATTGAAAGAGCAAAGAAATTAAATGGCAAATAA
- a CDS encoding F0F1 ATP synthase subunit A, translated as MSKDLLELKLRDVDYPMIVTLCFIVIAAIAISLVVFFKVRNIKPHEAPKGVALIAEQYFVVVSNTYDDVSHKKIPKLAPYIFSLATFLLLGNIVGLIGLEAVSTSYTIPLFLAFISWFGIYVIGLLFQKWRFFKRYLNPTQIIGDFAPLITLSFRMFGNIIGGSTILLLFYSFIGWITSLIPGLNSTPYLRYILAPVFTSILHLYFDLFGAIIQTYVFVMITAISWATEAQSVEKKIKQKKAVAVSKKAAAAIY; from the coding sequence ATGTCAAAAGACCTACTAGAATTAAAACTACGCGATGTTGATTACCCAATGATTGTCACTTTATGTTTTATTGTCATTGCTGCAATCGCAATCTCGTTAGTTGTCTTTTTTAAGGTAAGAAATATCAAACCACATGAAGCACCAAAAGGTGTCGCCCTAATCGCCGAGCAATACTTCGTGGTTGTATCCAACACATATGATGATGTCAGTCATAAAAAAATTCCTAAATTAGCACCATACATCTTTAGTCTAGCAACCTTTTTACTACTCGGAAATATAGTTGGTTTAATTGGATTAGAAGCTGTTTCAACTAGTTACACCATTCCATTATTCTTGGCATTTATTTCTTGGTTTGGAATTTATGTGATTGGACTCTTATTTCAAAAATGACGTTTCTTTAAACGTTACCTTAATCCCACACAAATCATTGGTGACTTTGCACCATTAATTACCTTGAGTTTTAGGATGTTCGGAAACATCATTGGTGGCTCAACTATCCTCCTACTCTTCTATTCATTTATTGGTTGAATAACTAGTTTAATTCCTGGTTTAAATTCAACACCATATTTACGGTATATCTTGGCCCCGGTTTTTACCTCTATTTTACATTTATATTTCGATTTATTTGGAGCAATCATTCAAACTTATGTCTTTGTGATGATCACTGCTATTTCATGAGCAACGGAAGCACAAAGTGTTGAAAAGAAAATTAAACAAAAGAAAGCAGTTGCTGTAAGCAAAAAAGCGGCAGCAGCCATTTATTAA
- the atpA gene encoding F0F1 ATP synthase subunit alpha encodes MAISSSDISAIIKDKVRNFKSRIDYNEVGKIITIGDGIANVSGINNVKNGEIIILGEDTYGLALNLEEDVVGVAILGNDQKLIVGDPVKRTYKVASTFVGDEMLGRVVNALGIAIDGKDKLKTKKSREIFAPAPSVMTRKSVDQPLETGILAIDSMIPIGKGQRELIIGDRETGKTAIAIDTVINQKGKNVNCIYVAIGQKNSTVARIVKKLKNTDALAYTTIVVAGASELAPMQYIAPYTGTAIAEEWMSKGKDVLIIYDDLSKHAVAYRTLSLLLRRPPGREAYPGDVFYLHSQLLERSARVNEKNGNGSITALPIVETQQGDISAYIPTNVISITDGQIFTRENLFNAGQRPAVDVGFSVSRIGSSAQTSLIKKMSGSLKLALAQYNEMLSFSHFGSDLDASTKNILDTGSKIYNILKQKQYSPINQTVQAILLLAIRDKVINPIPLSEITNFKLAIIDHFSKNSNGLKITKSLEQAGAWTEDNKTIVLKELLKIKDQIIAQVPNYDPVLYQKLPDHLLTLERQNG; translated from the coding sequence ATGGCAATTAGCTCAAGTGATATTTCAGCAATTATTAAGGATAAAGTCCGTAATTTTAAATCTCGAATTGACTATAACGAAGTTGGTAAAATTATCACCATCGGTGATGGGATTGCCAACGTTAGTGGTATCAATAATGTTAAAAATGGTGAAATTATTATTTTAGGCGAAGACACTTACGGTCTTGCCCTTAACTTAGAAGAAGATGTTGTTGGGGTAGCGATTTTAGGTAATGACCAAAAACTAATTGTTGGCGATCCTGTAAAACGTACCTACAAAGTTGCATCAACTTTCGTTGGTGATGAAATGCTGGGTCGGGTAGTTAATGCGCTTGGAATTGCTATTGATGGTAAGGATAAACTAAAAACCAAAAAGAGTCGCGAAATTTTTGCTCCTGCACCAAGTGTTATGACCAGAAAAAGTGTTGATCAACCACTTGAAACCGGAATTTTAGCGATTGATAGTATGATTCCAATCGGTAAAGGGCAAAGAGAATTAATTATTGGTGATCGTGAAACCGGAAAAACAGCAATTGCCATCGATACCGTTATCAACCAAAAAGGTAAAAATGTAAACTGTATTTATGTAGCAATTGGCCAAAAAAACTCAACCGTTGCTCGAATTGTTAAAAAGCTTAAAAACACTGATGCTTTAGCCTACACAACAATTGTTGTAGCTGGCGCTAGTGAACTAGCACCTATGCAATATATCGCTCCTTATACAGGGACGGCAATTGCCGAAGAATGAATGTCAAAAGGTAAAGATGTTTTAATCATTTATGATGATTTAAGTAAACACGCTGTAGCTTACAGAACACTTTCATTATTACTTCGCCGTCCACCTGGTCGTGAAGCATATCCTGGTGACGTTTTCTATTTACACTCACAACTACTTGAACGTAGTGCGCGTGTTAATGAAAAAAATGGTAATGGTAGCATTACTGCACTACCAATTGTTGAAACACAACAAGGTGATATTTCCGCATATATTCCAACCAACGTAATTTCAATTACAGACGGACAAATTTTCACCCGTGAAAACTTATTCAACGCTGGTCAAAGACCTGCCGTTGATGTTGGTTTTAGTGTTTCGCGGATTGGAAGTAGTGCACAAACATCATTAATTAAAAAGATGTCAGGGAGCCTTAAGTTAGCGCTAGCGCAATACAATGAAATGCTTTCGTTCTCACACTTTGGTAGCGACCTTGATGCATCAACTAAAAATATCCTTGATACTGGATCAAAAATTTACAATATTTTAAAACAAAAACAATACTCACCAATCAATCAAACCGTACAAGCAATTTTACTTTTAGCAATTCGTGATAAAGTTATCAACCCAATTCCGCTTTCAGAAATTACTAACTTTAAACTAGCAATTATCGACCATTTTAGTAAAAATTCTAATGGTCTTAAAATTACAAAATCACTCGAACAAGCCGGGGCTTGAACCGAAGATAACAAGACAATTGTTTTAAAAGAATTACTAAAAATCAAAGATCAAATTATTGCTCAGGTGCCAAACTACGATCCTGTTCTCTACCAAAAATTGCCTGACCATTTACTAACACTAGAAAGACAAAATGGCTAA
- the atpF gene encoding F0F1 ATP synthase subunit B, with the protein MTTPVITYLSEGDINVSETFKKLFPNIPLLIATIIAFIIVFGFLTYFFYKPVKKMLERRNKFIQKNIDDSIRNKKLALESSDEAQERLMNAKITAAEIIDKAKFEAEKVIIEYTTRANKEAELIKSHAEIDIKNEKEKFEKESRQAIIDVAFEIANKIVKKEIKPENEQKLIEDYFK; encoded by the coding sequence ATGACTACACCCGTTATTACTTATTTAAGTGAAGGTGATATTAATGTTAGTGAAACATTTAAAAAATTGTTTCCTAACATCCCTTTATTAATTGCAACAATTATCGCCTTTATTATTGTTTTTGGCTTTCTAACTTACTTTTTCTATAAACCTGTTAAAAAAATGTTGGAACGCCGAAACAAATTTATTCAAAAAAACATCGATGATTCAATTCGTAACAAAAAGTTAGCACTTGAGTCGTCGGATGAAGCACAAGAACGACTAATGAATGCGAAAATTACTGCGGCGGAAATAATTGATAAAGCAAAATTTGAAGCGGAAAAAGTTATTATCGAATACACCACTCGTGCCAACAAAGAAGCAGAATTAATTAAATCGCATGCAGAAATTGATATTAAAAACGAAAAAGAAAAATTTGAAAAAGAATCACGTCAGGCCATCATTGATGTCGCCTTTGAAATCGCTAATAAAATCGTAAAAAAAGAAATCAAACCCGAAAATGAGCAAAAACTAATTGAGGACTATTTTAAATAA
- the mgtE gene encoding magnesium transporter — MIKEYIANLDIKSVRTYFKETPIPAIAEELKDYDAQSILILFKMLSTEDAAELFSYFEKDFQWKLIEQFADSDNSKLIEELKSDEIADILEEMPASIAQKLLRITPKEKRKVINQLLNYKDDCVGSIMAVDIAVLKSNYTCEKALQKIKVEYDEHKSEMSHYFYVVDKDKKLLGSVTLEDIVFSDKQERLENLMFPVTKIGTMDHIEAASKIFAENDLSALPVVNVAGILVGMVTSDDIIDVINVAAIEDIYKMAGISAEDAEKPYFKKTTWEIVKSRIFWLVILMIGSTLSQIVIQIFTDKIGAQIASAGVSTAILVGMIPVISGSAGNAGSQSSTTITRAFALGEIRANQLSRIVWKEVKVSLIAGLILFIANFIRLILYFLAANKVFLEDPKTYSLISFASSLALFLVVVFSKILGTLIPIIAIKLKKDPAVLSAPLLSTLSDAIATLIFFGITMLVLFIAFA; from the coding sequence ATGATCAAAGAATATATTGCTAATCTAGATATCAAATCCGTTCGTACATATTTTAAAGAGACACCAATTCCTGCAATTGCCGAAGAATTAAAAGATTATGATGCCCAATCAATTTTAATTTTATTTAAAATGCTAAGTACCGAAGACGCTGCTGAGCTTTTTTCGTATTTTGAAAAGGATTTTCAATGAAAGCTAATTGAACAGTTTGCCGACTCGGATAACAGTAAATTAATAGAAGAATTAAAAAGTGATGAGATTGCTGACATTTTAGAGGAAATGCCAGCTAGCATTGCTCAAAAATTATTAAGAATTACCCCCAAGGAAAAACGTAAAGTTATTAATCAATTACTTAATTATAAAGATGATTGCGTTGGTTCAATTATGGCCGTAGATATTGCGGTTTTAAAATCAAACTATACATGTGAAAAGGCTTTGCAAAAAATTAAAGTTGAGTACGATGAACATAAATCAGAAATGTCTCATTACTTTTATGTTGTTGATAAAGATAAAAAGTTATTAGGTAGTGTGACATTAGAAGATATAGTTTTTAGCGACAAACAAGAAAGGCTAGAAAATCTTATGTTCCCCGTTACTAAAATTGGCACAATGGATCATATTGAGGCTGCTTCAAAAATCTTTGCCGAAAACGACTTATCAGCGCTTCCTGTTGTTAATGTTGCCGGCATTCTTGTTGGGATGGTTACCTCAGATGATATTATCGACGTTATTAATGTTGCGGCCATTGAAGATATTTATAAAATGGCCGGGATTAGTGCCGAAGATGCTGAAAAACCATACTTTAAAAAGACAACGTGAGAAATAGTAAAATCTCGTATTTTTTGACTTGTTATTTTGATGATTGGATCGACATTATCACAAATTGTTATTCAAATTTTTACGGATAAAATTGGTGCCCAAATTGCTAGCGCAGGGGTTTCAACTGCGATTCTAGTCGGAATGATTCCGGTTATTAGCGGTAGTGCTGGTAATGCTGGTAGTCAGTCATCGACAACGATTACCCGGGCTTTCGCGCTTGGCGAAATTCGAGCCAATCAACTTTCCAGAATTGTTTGAAAGGAAGTAAAGGTCAGTCTTATTGCAGGTTTAATTTTATTTATTGCTAACTTTATAAGACTTATTCTTTATTTTCTAGCGGCAAATAAAGTTTTCCTTGAAGATCCTAAGACATATTCATTAATCTCTTTCGCGTCATCACTAGCCCTATTTTTAGTAGTTGTTTTTTCAAAAATCTTAGGGACATTAATTCCTATAATAGCGATTAAACTTAAAAAGGATCCCGCAGTTTTATCGGCGCCATTGTTATCAACGCTAAGTGATGCAATTGCAACTTTAATTTTCTTCGGGATTACAATGTTAGTGTTATTTATTGCCTTTGCATAA
- the atpG gene encoding ATP synthase F1 subunit gamma, producing the protein MANLQKTRERIRTVNNIKIITNAMQHVATSKMSKILTHYKRHEKYHSLFMHMFDDIRARLSEKEIANLFKDNNADAKLYIIVTSDMGLNGSYNSNIFKLAKKTIKPNDLLYVFGSKGCSYFSDDQFKNKIVHKEIDTGDLIDFSLANKAARIATYLYKNNKINEIHIIYTQFVNNIVYNENVIKIFPFEKIKSEQTGPQQLIDFEPNEQEVLAYAIPMYLASQIYEKLITSKLSETSSRRFAMENATKNANELIDNLKLEYNRVRQAKITQEIAEIISGT; encoded by the coding sequence ATGGCTAATTTACAAAAAACAAGAGAACGAATTCGTACAGTTAATAACATTAAAATTATTACAAATGCAATGCAACACGTTGCAACATCAAAAATGTCAAAAATTTTAACTCATTATAAACGTCACGAAAAATATCATAGTTTGTTTATGCATATGTTTGATGATATTCGTGCTCGTTTGAGCGAAAAAGAAATCGCAAACTTATTTAAAGATAATAACGCTGATGCCAAACTCTATATTATTGTAACAAGTGATATGGGATTAAACGGAAGTTATAACTCAAATATCTTTAAACTAGCAAAAAAGACAATTAAACCAAATGATTTATTATATGTGTTTGGCAGTAAGGGATGTAGTTACTTTAGTGATGATCAATTTAAAAATAAAATTGTTCATAAAGAAATCGACACCGGCGATTTAATTGATTTTAGCCTTGCCAATAAAGCCGCAAGAATTGCGACATATTTGTATAAAAACAATAAGATTAACGAAATTCACATCATTTACACCCAATTTGTTAACAACATTGTTTACAACGAAAATGTTATAAAGATTTTCCCATTTGAAAAAATCAAGAGTGAACAAACTGGTCCACAACAACTAATTGATTTCGAACCAAACGAACAAGAAGTTTTAGCCTACGCCATTCCAATGTATTTAGCAAGTCAAATATATGAAAAGCTAATTACTAGCAAATTATCGGAAACATCATCAAGACGTTTTGCAATGGAAAATGCTACTAAAAATGCCAACGAATTAATCGATAATTTAAAACTTGAGTACAACCGGGTAAGACAAGCAAAAATCACCCAAGAAATCGCTGAAATTATCAGCGGTACATAA